The following proteins come from a genomic window of Halomarina ordinaria:
- a CDS encoding OBG GTPase family GTP-binding protein, producing the protein MGLEEEIAAIEEEIATTPYNKSTEAHIGRLKSKLAQKKEKLENRSSAGGGEGYAVEKTGDATVALVGFPSVGKSTLLNALTNAESEVGEYEFTTLDVNPGMLQYNGANIQILDVPGLIEGAAGGRGGGREVLSVVRTADLVLFVLSVFEIEQYDRLREELYANKIRLDSRPPNVSVSKKHKGGIKVTTPGDVGLDEETIKGVLREYDYINADATVREQLTIDRLVDALMANRVYLPSLVAVNKADLIDRDYLETVHEDLRERDIDPEEAVFISAEDGRGLDSLRESIWESLGLIRVYMDKPGRGVDYEEPLVLREGENTIDDALSKLGGDLDSRFRFARVSGPSAKHDEQQVGREHELADEDVLRLIVRR; encoded by the coding sequence ATGGGACTTGAGGAGGAGATAGCGGCAATCGAAGAGGAGATCGCCACCACTCCGTACAACAAGTCCACAGAGGCGCACATCGGCCGGCTGAAGTCGAAACTCGCGCAGAAGAAAGAGAAACTGGAGAACCGCTCCTCGGCCGGTGGCGGGGAGGGCTACGCCGTCGAGAAGACCGGCGACGCGACCGTCGCGCTCGTGGGCTTCCCGAGCGTCGGCAAGTCGACGCTACTCAACGCGCTCACCAACGCCGAGAGCGAGGTCGGCGAGTACGAGTTCACCACCCTCGACGTCAACCCCGGCATGCTCCAGTACAACGGGGCAAACATCCAGATACTCGACGTCCCCGGGCTCATCGAGGGGGCGGCCGGCGGACGCGGGGGCGGCCGGGAGGTGCTGTCGGTCGTCCGCACCGCCGACCTCGTGCTGTTCGTCCTCTCCGTGTTCGAAATCGAGCAGTACGACCGCCTGCGCGAGGAACTGTACGCGAACAAGATACGCCTCGACAGTCGCCCCCCGAACGTCAGCGTCTCGAAGAAACACAAGGGCGGCATCAAGGTGACGACGCCCGGCGACGTCGGCCTCGACGAGGAGACCATCAAGGGCGTCCTCCGCGAGTACGACTACATCAACGCCGACGCGACGGTCCGCGAGCAGTTGACTATCGACCGCCTCGTCGACGCGCTGATGGCCAACCGCGTCTACCTCCCCTCGCTCGTCGCAGTCAACAAGGCGGACCTCATCGACCGCGACTACCTCGAGACGGTCCACGAGGACCTCAGAGAGCGGGACATCGACCCCGAGGAGGCGGTCTTCATCAGCGCCGAGGACGGACGCGGGCTGGACTCGCTGCGCGAGTCCATCTGGGAGTCGCTCGGTCTCATCCGGGTGTACATGGACAAACCGGGCCGCGGCGTCGACTACGAGGAACCGCTCGTGCTCCGCGAGGGCGAGAACACCATCGACGACGCCCTCTCGAAACTCGGCGGCGACCTCGACTCGCGCTTCCGGTTCGCGCGCGTCTCCGGCCCGAGCGCGAAACACGACGAACAGCAGGTCGGTCGCGAGCACGAACTGGCGGACGAGGACGTCCTCAGGCTCATCGTGCGTCGATGA
- a CDS encoding VNG_1110C family protein — MSDAERFRDSTQIVLPVGALDGLRRTIERDFTLTLHEQGDALRIIGSPVEIKEASDWLARKGVFVP; from the coding sequence ATGAGCGACGCCGAGCGGTTCCGCGACAGCACCCAGATCGTCCTGCCCGTCGGCGCGCTGGACGGTCTCCGGCGGACCATCGAGCGCGACTTCACCCTCACACTCCACGAGCAGGGTGACGCGCTGCGCATCATCGGCTCTCCCGTCGAGATCAAGGAGGCGAGCGACTGGCTCGCACGCAAGGGCGTGTTCGTCCCGTAA
- a CDS encoding 50S ribosomal protein L11 encodes MAGTIEVLVPGGQANPGPPLGPELGPTPVDVQAVVSEINEQTAAFDGTEVPVTVSYDDDGSFDIDVGVPPTAALVKDELGFETGSGRPQAEFVADISIEQLMKIAEQKLPDLLAYDVKGASKEVAGTCASLGVTVEGEDARTFKQRVEDGEFDEQFGEQAAA; translated from the coding sequence ATGGCCGGAACTATCGAAGTACTCGTCCCCGGCGGCCAGGCGAACCCTGGCCCGCCGCTCGGTCCCGAACTGGGGCCGACCCCCGTGGACGTGCAGGCGGTCGTCAGCGAGATAAACGAGCAGACGGCGGCGTTCGACGGCACGGAGGTGCCCGTCACCGTCAGCTACGACGACGACGGCTCGTTCGACATCGACGTCGGTGTGCCGCCGACGGCGGCGCTCGTCAAGGACGAACTCGGGTTCGAGACCGGCAGCGGCCGACCCCAGGCGGAGTTCGTCGCCGACATCTCCATCGAACAGCTGATGAAGATCGCGGAGCAGAAGCTCCCCGACCTGCTCGCCTACGACGTCAAGGGCGCCTCGAAGGAGGTCGCGGGCACCTGCGCCTCGCTCGGCGTCACCGTCGAGGGCGAGGACGCGCGCACGTTCAAACAGCGCGTCGAGGACGGCGAGTTCGACGAGCAGTTCGGCGAGCAGGCGGCGGCGTAA
- a CDS encoding DUF7282 domain-containing protein has protein sequence MVLSVTVGSVSLVGSATGSTLQQQGEENETATVVGFEANNYNASRGDIAEINVELPGVSTAYVTINSDETNYNPTLRVSDGNLDGQVTVLLNTYATPQGPGPSFGVGNNADTVEYVGGNANTTEPLPTGQYDLAVRPDEGGDVADTANFELTYGGPTSFGTLTASGQYNLSDFNTRDEVYNRSSATSSIAQGDLVVHRLGGSGITGAIIANQGEGESLEKAFLDFLNARQGNDDVALLTVSRARTGETLPLTEDNFKLVVSSTRSVVFIIIDTDDLQLNNQYNVRFAVSSASGIVDRTAGVSTSFRVVPRTAEFNTEMENGQETAITYADPGASLSGSTTVAPGSELRVTADDVDLDETVTVDEDRNWGTTFDLTGVEAGSEFTATVSGSGVEETSVPALVREGRRASIDFSDQSSDGQNVTVDEVNLSTGGYVVIHDETYQNGEEISSVRGVSEYLRPGVHEDVEISLERPFEQGGDITAMAHLDTNENQEFDYVSSEGEQDTPYVVDDNPVSSGATLSVDGSGGGSDEFGPGFGAVAAIVALLAGGLIALRRD, from the coding sequence ATGGTCCTCTCCGTAACCGTCGGGTCCGTCAGTCTGGTCGGCTCCGCTACGGGTTCGACCCTCCAGCAGCAAGGCGAAGAGAACGAGACCGCGACCGTCGTCGGTTTCGAGGCAAACAACTACAACGCGTCGCGCGGTGACATCGCCGAGATAAACGTCGAACTCCCCGGCGTCAGCACCGCCTACGTCACCATCAACTCCGACGAGACGAACTACAACCCGACGCTGCGCGTCAGCGACGGGAACCTAGACGGACAGGTGACGGTGCTGCTCAACACCTACGCGACGCCCCAGGGGCCCGGACCGAGCTTCGGCGTCGGCAACAACGCCGACACCGTGGAGTACGTCGGCGGGAACGCGAACACCACCGAACCGCTCCCGACCGGCCAGTACGACCTGGCGGTCAGACCGGACGAAGGGGGTGATGTCGCCGACACGGCGAACTTCGAACTGACCTACGGTGGACCCACCTCCTTCGGTACGCTCACCGCCTCGGGTCAGTACAACCTGAGCGACTTCAACACGCGCGACGAGGTGTACAACCGCTCGTCCGCGACCAGCAGCATCGCTCAGGGCGACCTGGTCGTCCACCGGCTCGGCGGCTCCGGCATCACGGGCGCCATCATCGCCAACCAGGGGGAGGGTGAGTCACTCGAGAAGGCGTTCCTCGACTTCCTGAACGCCCGTCAGGGGAACGACGACGTGGCCCTCCTGACAGTCTCGCGGGCGCGCACGGGCGAGACGCTCCCCCTGACGGAGGACAACTTCAAGCTGGTGGTGAGTTCGACCCGCAGCGTCGTGTTCATCATCATCGACACGGACGACCTCCAGTTGAACAACCAGTACAACGTCCGGTTCGCCGTGTCGAGCGCCAGTGGCATCGTCGACCGGACCGCCGGCGTGTCGACGTCGTTCCGCGTCGTCCCCCGGACGGCCGAGTTCAACACCGAGATGGAGAACGGCCAGGAGACCGCCATCACCTACGCCGACCCCGGCGCGAGCCTCAGTGGCTCGACCACCGTCGCACCGGGGTCGGAACTCCGGGTGACAGCCGACGACGTCGACCTCGACGAGACGGTCACCGTCGACGAGGACCGTAACTGGGGGACGACCTTCGACCTCACCGGCGTCGAGGCCGGGTCCGAGTTCACCGCGACCGTCAGCGGCTCCGGCGTCGAAGAGACGAGCGTCCCCGCCCTCGTCAGGGAGGGACGACGCGCCTCCATCGACTTCAGCGACCAGTCCTCCGACGGACAGAACGTAACCGTCGACGAGGTGAACCTCTCGACCGGCGGCTACGTCGTCATCCACGACGAGACGTACCAGAACGGCGAGGAGATTTCGAGCGTCCGGGGCGTCTCCGAGTACCTCCGGCCCGGCGTCCACGAGGACGTCGAGATCAGCCTCGAACGGCCCTTCGAGCAGGGCGGCGACATCACCGCGATGGCGCACCTCGACACGAACGAGAACCAGGAGTTCGACTACGTCTCGAGCGAGGGCGAACAGGACACGCCCTACGTCGTCGACGACAACCCCGTCTCCAGTGGCGCGACACTGTCCGTCGACGGCTCCGGCGGCGGGAGCGACGAGTTCGGCCCCGGCTTCGGCGCCGTCGCCGCCATCGTCGCGCTCCTCGCCGGCGGCCTCATCGCACTCCGGCGCGACTGA
- a CDS encoding TIGR04206 family protein, with amino-acid sequence MTASPSAPASPVRRLLVLLALGVVPWTVVLVAGEATLVFPFGLVNTAPLHLTTLPDFLTFTGGGVPTFLQSWVVGAVLYCCALASAAVGTVWREDPRLTGGLLALAAVTQFPLVLGFAQRLGYTALPVGTLLLLLAAWWLYWPAVRGYKTISDSPE; translated from the coding sequence ATGACCGCCTCCCCGTCGGCGCCCGCCTCGCCCGTGCGACGGCTCCTCGTCCTCCTCGCCCTCGGCGTCGTGCCGTGGACGGTCGTCCTCGTCGCGGGCGAGGCGACGCTCGTCTTCCCGTTCGGTCTCGTCAACACCGCGCCGCTCCACCTGACGACGCTCCCCGACTTCCTGACGTTCACGGGTGGCGGCGTCCCGACGTTCCTCCAGTCGTGGGTCGTCGGCGCGGTGCTCTACTGCTGCGCGCTCGCGAGCGCCGCCGTCGGAACGGTCTGGCGCGAGGACCCCCGGCTGACCGGCGGCCTCCTCGCGCTCGCGGCCGTGACCCAGTTCCCGCTCGTCCTCGGGTTCGCTCAGCGACTGGGGTACACGGCCCTCCCCGTCGGGACGCTCCTGTTGCTGCTCGCGGCGTGGTGGCTCTATTGGCCGGCGGTCCGCGGGTACAAAACGATTAGTGACTCCCCGGAGTAG
- a CDS encoding VOC family protein, with amino-acid sequence MDATVDHTMMRVEDLDASLDWYTTHFDYEEKARMEMDTFTNVYLGPEDVHEEGAVLELTYNHDDRTYEMGDAWGHIAVRVDDVYDAYEELMDAGVEDYRDPDSCGGRYAFVTDPDGHEIEIVQRDHGARWSIDHTMVRVEDADAAIGWYVRTLGFDLVRREEMDDFALYFVKPEGAAEEAMSIELTYNYDGRSYDFGDAWGHFALMVDDLEDAWETLTARHAEDYRDPESCDYVYAFTRTNDGHEVEVLDSWPDAAE; translated from the coding sequence ATGGACGCAACCGTCGACCACACGATGATGCGCGTCGAGGACCTCGACGCGTCGCTCGACTGGTACACGACCCACTTCGACTACGAGGAGAAAGCCCGCATGGAGATGGACACGTTCACGAACGTCTATCTCGGGCCCGAGGACGTACACGAGGAGGGGGCGGTCCTCGAACTCACCTACAACCACGACGACCGGACCTACGAGATGGGTGACGCGTGGGGCCACATCGCCGTCCGCGTCGACGACGTCTACGACGCCTACGAGGAACTGATGGACGCGGGCGTCGAGGACTACCGCGACCCAGACTCCTGTGGGGGCCGCTACGCCTTCGTCACCGACCCCGACGGTCACGAGATAGAGATCGTCCAGCGCGACCACGGTGCGCGCTGGAGCATCGACCACACGATGGTCCGCGTCGAGGACGCCGACGCCGCGATCGGCTGGTACGTACGGACACTCGGCTTCGACCTCGTCCGACGCGAGGAGATGGACGACTTCGCGCTCTACTTCGTGAAGCCGGAAGGCGCAGCCGAGGAGGCGATGTCCATCGAACTCACCTACAACTACGACGGTCGCTCCTACGACTTCGGCGACGCGTGGGGCCACTTCGCCCTCATGGTCGACGACCTGGAGGACGCCTGGGAGACGCTCACGGCCCGGCACGCCGAGGACTACCGCGACCCCGAGTCCTGCGACTACGTCTACGCGTTCACCCGGACGAACGACGGCCACGAAGTCGAGGTCCTCGACTCCTGGCCGGACGCCGCCGAGTGA
- a CDS encoding 50S ribosomal protein L1 gives MADQAIEDAVSRALDEAPPRNFRESVDLAVNLRDLDLNDPSNRVDEGIVLPSGTGQETRIVVFAEGETAIRAQDVADEVFDGDDLEDLGDDTDAAKDLAGETDFFIAQANMMQDIGRYLGTVLGPRGKMPTPLQPDDDIVEVVNRMKNTVQLRSRDRRTFHARVGAEDMTADEIADNIDVIIRRLEADLEKGPLNIDSVYVKTTMGPSVEVA, from the coding sequence ATGGCAGATCAGGCAATAGAAGACGCAGTCTCTCGCGCACTAGACGAGGCGCCGCCACGGAATTTCCGTGAGTCGGTCGACCTCGCCGTCAACCTGCGCGATCTGGATCTCAACGACCCGTCCAACCGTGTCGACGAAGGCATCGTCCTTCCGAGCGGGACCGGACAGGAGACTCGTATCGTCGTGTTCGCGGAGGGTGAGACAGCCATCCGAGCACAGGACGTCGCCGACGAAGTGTTCGACGGCGACGACCTCGAAGACCTGGGTGATGATACCGACGCCGCGAAGGACCTCGCTGGCGAGACGGACTTCTTCATCGCACAGGCGAACATGATGCAAGACATCGGCCGCTACCTCGGGACCGTCCTCGGTCCGCGAGGGAAGATGCCGACCCCGCTGCAGCCGGACGACGACATCGTCGAAGTCGTCAACCGGATGAAGAACACGGTGCAGCTTCGCAGCCGGGACCGGCGGACCTTCCACGCCCGCGTGGGCGCAGAAGACATGACGGCCGACGAAATCGCCGACAACATCGACGTCATCATCCGTCGGTTGGAGGCGGACCTGGAGAAGGGGCCGCTCAACATCGACTCCGTCTACGTGAAGACGACGATGGGCCCCTCGGTGGAGGTGGCCTAA